GAGATGGAAGATCGCCGCGGCGAACGCACCGACGCCAGCGCCGAGGAACATGTAGCCGAGCTGGGAGACGGTCGAGTAGGCGAGCACCCGCTTGATGTCGTTCTGGAACAGACCGATCGAGGCGGCGAAGAGGGCGGTCGCGACCCCCACGACCGCCACGAGATCGAGCGCCGCGGGAGCGTGCGAGTAGAGGACACCGCAGCGCGCCACCATGTAGACGCCCGCGGTCACCATCGTCGCGGCGTGGATGAGGGCGGAGACCGGAGTCGGACCTTCCATCGCGTCGGGAAGCCACACGTAGAGCGGGATCTGCGCCGATTTTCCCGTCGCCCCGATGAACAAGAGGATGCCGATCGCGGCGAGCACGCCGAGGCCGAGCTCTTGAGAATCGTACCGCTCGGAAATCGCCCGCATCACCTCGTAGAAGTCGACGCTTCCGAACTGGAAGAAGATGAGCATGATCGCGAGGAGGAACCCCGCGTCACCGATGCGGTTGACGATGAAGGCCTTCTTTCCCGCGTTCGCGGCGGAATCGCGGGTGAACCAGAACCCGATGAGGAGGTACGAGCACAGCCCCACCCCCTCCCAGCCGATGAAGGCGAGGAGGAAGTTTGCCCCGAGCACCAGGTTCAGCATGAAGAACGTGAACAGGTTGAGATAGCAGAAGTAGCGCGCGTAGCCCGGGTCGTGGCTCATGTAGCCGATCGAATAGACGTGGATGAGGAATCCGATGCCCGATACGACGAGCACCATGACCATCGACAGCGAGTCGAGCCGATACGCCCAGTCGGCAACGAACTCCTTCGTGGTGCCGTCGGCCTGGGCCGCCGAGAGCCCGGGAACCCAGGTGAAGAGCGTTTGTTCGAGCACGGCATCGGGACCTTCGGCCAGGAACGTCCCGAAGAAACACCCGACGGCGATGAGAAACGACAGCGCGACCACGCCGCAGGCGAGGAGTCCGACGAAGGACTTGGGAAGCCGCTTGCCGAAGAGGCCGTTTACCAGGGCGCCGACGCCGGGGACGAGCGGAATGAGCCAGAACAGTTCACTCACGCGAAAACAGCCTCAATCGGTGAATCCAGGGAAACGGCACCAGCTCGAAAGCTCGGCCATGAAAAACGAGTCGCATCTTATAGCACCGCGACTCATTGTTGTCAAGAATCGCCGCCGGGGCAAGCTACGGCTTATTCTTTTGTTTTAAAGAAGTTATCAGAGGATTCCGCGTACGGCGCCGCCGTCGACCTGAAAACAGGTCCCGGTCACGTAGGCCGCCCGCTCGGAGCAGAGGAGAGCGACCACCGAGGCGAGCTCTTCGGGATCGCCGAGGCGGCCCATCGGAATCTGGTCGGTCCATCTCTTGTAGATCTCGTACTCGGTGACGCCCTGGGAGGCGCTGAGGCTCGTGGCGAGCTCGGCGAGCCGTTCGGTGCGGGTGTAGCCGGGGCAGACGACGTTGACGCCGATTCCGAACGGGGCGAGCTCGTTCGAGAGGGTCTTCATGAGGCCCACGACACCCGAGCGCGCGGTGTTCGACAGAATGAGGCCGTCCACGGGCTGCTTGACCGAGATCGAGGTGATGGCGACGATGCGGCCCGACCCCTGCTCCCTCATGGCGGGAACGACGGCGCGGCAGAGGTAGATCGTCGAGAACAGGTTGAGCTCGACGCCCCGCTTCCAGGCCTCGACGTCGGTCGTCTCGAACCGGCTCGCGGGAGGCCCGCCGGCATTCGCGACGAGAACGTCGACCCTCCCGAAGCGTTTCTTCGCGGCGGCGACCCAGGCGTTCACTTCCCGCTCGATCGTCACGTCGGTGGGGCGGAAGAGAACCTCGGCTCGGTGGCGGGTCTCGATCTCCTTCGCGGCGGACTCGAGCGCGTCGGCGTTGCGGGAAGCGATCGCGATGCGCGCGCCCTCGGCGGCCAGTGTTTCCGCGACCGCTTTTCCCAGCCCGCGGCTGGCTCCGGCGATGAGGGCTACCTTGCCGGTGAGTCCCAGGTCCATCGGTCAGACGTGATTCAGGTGTATTGCTTCTCTTTGCAGGTGATGCAGACCTTGGTCCAGGGCACGGCTCTCAAGCGCGCGGCGGAGATCTCCTCGTCGCAGTCGACGCAGACTCCGTACGTGCCCGCCTCCACACGCTGGAGCGCGTCCTCGATGGCGCGAAGCAGCTTCGCGTCCGTCTGTTTCAACTGGATGCTGATCTCTTCCTCGTTGGCCGCCGCGGAGCGGTCGGCAAAATCACCGTGACCATCGGTTCCCGAGTCCCCGGTGAGGATGCCCTTCATACCGAGCGAGCGCTCGAGGTCCTTCTTCTTGTCGAGAAGCGCCTTTTTGTGCTGTGCGAGGTCGGCTTTCTTCATGGCGTCGTTTTGCTCGTTTGGGTCCGGAAAACCAGCTATTATAGCCTGTCCCGCCCGAGCGAGCAAACGACTCAGCGATGCACGTAGTCGCTCAGAACCGATGCATCTTCGGGGGCCATGGTGAGGAACTGAACTCCGGCGAGGCAGTCTTCGCCGTGCTCGGCGACGCGCACCACGCGACCCTCGACCACCGCGACCTGGTCCTCGAGAATGAGCTTCATGAGGTAGGAGGAGCCGGGAGTGAGATGCCGGCGGAGACGGAGCAGCATGCCGCCGACGCTGAGGTTTTGCACCGAGCCCTCCCAGCCGTCGCCGAGCTGAGCGAAACACCACCCAACGGTGTCCACGCGCTTGTGACGTCGCCTCCGGGTCGGATGTGCCATCGGCCCTCTATTTCCCGTTGGACGGCCCACCGGCCCCGCGCCGTCCCTGATTCGGCCAGTTATCGTAACTCCTCGGTGAGACGGAGACAACTTTATTTGTGATCGGTATCACCGGCGAGGAGCGCGAGCGCGTGCGGAAGCGTCGGCGCCAGCGCCTCGAGGCCCTCGGCCACCGCTTTGGGGCTTCCCGCGAGCGCCACGACGAGCGTCGAGCCGATCGTTCCCGCGAGGCTTCGCGACAGAACCGCCATGGGCGTGTGACGAAGCCCGCTCGATCGGAGGAGCTCCCCGTAGCCCGCGATCTCGCGATCGAGGAGCGCGCGAACGGCCTCGGGAGTGACGTCTCGCGGCCCGAGTCCGGTGCCTCCAGTCGATAGGATGAGACGCACGCGCTCGTCGGCGGCCCAGCTTCGGACTCGCGCCTGGATGCGGGCGGCTTCGTCGGAGACGCAGTCGCGCTCGACGATGGTGAAGCCCATCTTCTCGAGCTCGGAGACGGCGACGTCACCGGATCGATCCTCGCGCACGCCGGCGGCGACGCCATCGCTCACCGTCAGGACCGCGGCGCCGTATTTGTGGCTGGCCACGCCGGCAGTATAAGTCTATATTGGACCCGAAGGGATGCTTGGTTCTCGCTCTGTTCTCATCGCGGCACTCTCATGGCTGCTCGCCGAGCCCCTGACTCTTTCCCAGGAGCAGGACCGCTATCAGTTTCGCGTCACCGTCGATCTCATCTCGCTCAACGTGACCGTGACCGACACCCGGAACCGCTTCGTCACCGAGCTCCTCCAGCAGGATTTCTACGTGTACGAAGACGGCATCGCCCAGGAGATCTCCGTCTTCTCGAGAGAAGACCTCCCCTTGCGGATGGTGCTGCTCCTCGACACCAGCGCCAGCATGGACGAGAAGATGACCTTCGCCCAGCAGGCCGCGGTCAACTTCGTGGGGGAAATGAAGGATGACGACCTCACCGAGGTGGTCGAGTTCGGAAGCAAGGCCAACGTCCTCCAGCCCTTCACCGCCGAGACGCAAACGCTGGTGCGGGCCATCCGCATGACGCAGGCGGGGGGAACGACGAGCCTCTACAACGCGCTCTACATCGCGCTCAAGAACTTGAACCGGCGCCGAACCGACATCAGGCGGCAGGCGATCGTCGTCCTGTCGGACGGCGAGGACACGAGCTCTCTGGTGACGTTCGAACAGGTGATGGATCTCGCGAAAGAGACGGACGTCACCATCTATACCATCTCGCTCCGGCGCAGCAACGCGCGACGGGGGCGGGCCTTCTCCGAGGCGGAGCACGTCTTGAAGAAGCTCGCCGAAGAGACCGGCGGCCAGTGGTTCTTCCCCGAAGAAATCGCCGAGCTCGATTCCGTCTACGCGCGGATCGCCACCGAGCTGAAGAGCCAGTACAACATCGGCTACATCTCGAAAAACCCCAAGCGCGACGGCTCCTGGAGACGCGTCGTGGTGCAGACCGATTACCCGAGCTATCTCATTCGCACCAAGCTGGGCTACTACGCTCCCACGGAGCGGTGAGCTCAGCTCGCCTTTCTTCTGGCTCTCGACGTCCGGCAATAGGTCGCGTTGTACGACCGCTGGCAGGCCTTGCACCATGACTGGAGGCCGAAACTCCCCTTGGGATTCTTGAAGAAATCCTGGAAGGGCTTCTTCGTCTTGCACCGGGTGCAGGCCTTGGTCGTGGCCGGCGGAATGATTCGGTAGGACTGTCCCGTCTTGTAAGGCTTCACCGTGAAGCCCTGGCCAACGCATTTCGGGCAGAGCAGGTCGTCACGCCGCCGATTGTTGATGGCGAGATCCGAGCTGCAGCTTCCGATCTGGACCGTGCCCCACTTCTCGGAGCAATTGACACAATGTTTGGGCAGCGACGATCGATCGACGTATTCCGTCTCGTCCCCCAGGAATTGCCCCGGCACGACCTTGTCCGTCTCGGGCC
Above is a genomic segment from Vicinamibacteria bacterium containing:
- the nuoL gene encoding NADH-quinone oxidoreductase subunit L, with amino-acid sequence MSELFWLIPLVPGVGALVNGLFGKRLPKSFVGLLACGVVALSFLIAVGCFFGTFLAEGPDAVLEQTLFTWVPGLSAAQADGTTKEFVADWAYRLDSLSMVMVLVVSGIGFLIHVYSIGYMSHDPGYARYFCYLNLFTFFMLNLVLGANFLLAFIGWEGVGLCSYLLIGFWFTRDSAANAGKKAFIVNRIGDAGFLLAIMLIFFQFGSVDFYEVMRAISERYDSQELGLGVLAAIGILLFIGATGKSAQIPLYVWLPDAMEGPTPVSALIHAATMVTAGVYMVARCGVLYSHAPAALDLVAVVGVATALFAASIGLFQNDIKRVLAYSTVSQLGYMFLGAGVGAFAAAIFHLMTHAFFKACLFLGSGSVIHSMEHAEHASGGHRDYTAMQDMRNMGGLYAHMPWTARTFIVAMIAIAGIPPLAGFVSKDEILWRSTEGGHVTILWLVGAIAAGMTAFYMTRQVILTFFGKFRGGETMESHLHEAPKVMWVPLVVLAVGSIFAGFVGWPHFLGGHNRIEAFLEPAILAGTESVAEAHEASLAAEWTFMLISVAIAAAGIFFAYRMYWNKPEGDEACSRDWPRLYRLLYNKYFVDEIYDATVVSGTLSGARGFNAFDAEVVDGLVNGTAGATVGSADLSNLADETLVDGAVNAVWRVLASLSSVFRRVQTGVVQNYALMMLCGVGILFGFFYFYFWS
- a CDS encoding SDR family oxidoreductase — protein: MDLGLTGKVALIAGASRGLGKAVAETLAAEGARIAIASRNADALESAAKEIETRHRAEVLFRPTDVTIEREVNAWVAAAKKRFGRVDVLVANAGGPPASRFETTDVEAWKRGVELNLFSTIYLCRAVVPAMREQGSGRIVAITSISVKQPVDGLILSNTARSGVVGLMKTLSNELAPFGIGVNVVCPGYTRTERLAELATSLSASQGVTEYEIYKRWTDQIPMGRLGDPEELASVVALLCSERAAYVTGTCFQVDGGAVRGIL
- a CDS encoding TraR/DksA C4-type zinc finger protein codes for the protein MKKADLAQHKKALLDKKKDLERSLGMKGILTGDSGTDGHGDFADRSAAANEEEISIQLKQTDAKLLRAIEDALQRVEAGTYGVCVDCDEEISAARLRAVPWTKVCITCKEKQYT
- a CDS encoding PilZ domain-containing protein; translated protein: MAHPTRRRRHKRVDTVGWCFAQLGDGWEGSVQNLSVGGMLLRLRRHLTPGSSYLMKLILEDQVAVVEGRVVRVAEHGEDCLAGVQFLTMAPEDASVLSDYVHR
- a CDS encoding MogA/MoaB family molybdenum cofactor biosynthesis protein — encoded protein: MASHKYGAAVLTVSDGVAAGVREDRSGDVAVSELEKMGFTIVERDCVSDEAARIQARVRSWAADERVRLILSTGGTGLGPRDVTPEAVRALLDREIAGYGELLRSSGLRHTPMAVLSRSLAGTIGSTLVVALAGSPKAVAEGLEALAPTLPHALALLAGDTDHK
- a CDS encoding VWA domain-containing protein, with translation MLGSRSVLIAALSWLLAEPLTLSQEQDRYQFRVTVDLISLNVTVTDTRNRFVTELLQQDFYVYEDGIAQEISVFSREDLPLRMVLLLDTSASMDEKMTFAQQAAVNFVGEMKDDDLTEVVEFGSKANVLQPFTAETQTLVRAIRMTQAGGTTSLYNALYIALKNLNRRRTDIRRQAIVVLSDGEDTSSLVTFEQVMDLAKETDVTIYTISLRRSNARRGRAFSEAEHVLKKLAEETGGQWFFPEEIAELDSVYARIATELKSQYNIGYISKNPKRDGSWRRVVVQTDYPSYLIRTKLGYYAPTER